From the genome of Deferribacteraceae bacterium V6Fe1:
ATGGACTTTAGAACTTACGCAAAAGAGAATATTGTAATTTTTGACGGCGCTATGGGGACAACAATTCAGACCTACGAGCTCTCAGAAGAGGACTTTGGTGGCTACCCCGGATGCAATGAATACTTGAATGTTTGCAATGAAAATATAATTTATGAAATTCATTCAAATTTTTTGAAGGCCGGTGCAAAGGTGTTGGAAACAAATACTTTTGGAGGCACAAGGCTTGTCCTCTCAGAATTTGGACTTGAGGATAGGGTATATGAGATAAATTTAAAAGGGGCGCAAATTGCAAGAAAAGCGGCTGACAAATTTGGCTGTTTTGTGGCTGGATCAATGGGCCCAGGGACTAAACTTCCAAGTCTTGGCCATATTTCTTACGATGACCTTTATCAAATGTACAAGGAACAAGCTAATGCACTTATTGATGGGGGTATCGACCTTTTTATAATAGAAACCTGCCAAGATATCCTGCAAGTAAAATCTGCCATTAACGCAGTATTTGACACAATGAATGAAAAATATATCGATTTACCGGTAATGGTTTCAGTCACATTGGAGCAAAACGGCACTATGCTTTTAGGCTCGGATATTTCCGCTGTCATTGCATCCCTTGCCGATTATTCAATTTTTTCACTTGGCATAAACTGCTCACTCGGGCCTGACATGATGGAGAGATTTTTGGCTGACTTTAGGGCAAATTTCAAATCCAAAATCTCTTGCATTCCAAACGCCGGATTACCAGAAACAGTAAATGGCAAATTCGTATATAACATGACACCGGATAAAATGGCTGATATAATGTACGATTTGGTTAAAAAATATGACATAGACATAGTAGGCGGATGCTGCGGCACCACTTACGAACATATCAAAAAAATCAGCGAAAAGTTACAAACTCTAAAGCCTTCGGCTAAAGATGACAATTTTTCCGCAAAAGGGCTGGTATCAAGTCTTTACTCAAGCACAAGCCTCACACAAGACCCTCCTCCCGCACTTATAGGAGAAAGGGCAAATGCAAACGGAAGCAAAGCTTTTAGAGAATTGCTTTTAAAAGATGATTTTGACGGAATGTTAAAGGTAGCAAAAGACCAGGAAGGTGCTTCACATCTAATTGATGTATGTGTTGCATATGCGGGGCGAGATGAGATTAAAGACATCTCAAAATTTGTATCGATGCTGAATCAAAAATTAATTGCTCCCATTGTAATAGATTCCACCGACCCAAATGCAATATTGGAATCTTTAAAGAGGTATGCAGGCAAACCGGTTATTAACTCAATAAACCTTGAAGATGGGGGGGAAAAGCTTCATCAAATATTAAAGATTGTAAAAAAATTCCCTGCTGCAGTCATCGCACTTACCATTGATGAAAAAGGGATGGCAATGGATGCAAAAAGCAAATTTGACGTTGCCAAAAGGATTTATGACATATGGGTAAATGAATACAACCTAAATCCCGAAGATTTGGTATTTGACCCCCTAACTTTTTCAATAGGTAGCGGCGATAAAACATTAACATACGCTGCTCTTGAAACTATTGAAGCCATTAAAATGATTAAGCAAAACTTAAAAGGAGCAAAAACCGTCCTTGGAGTAAGCAACGTGTCTTTTGGGCTTTCCGCCGACAGCAGGACAATTTTAAACTCCGTATTTTTATCAAGAGCTGTCAAGGCAGGGCTTGACATGGCAATTGTTCACGCAATCAAAGTAATACCTGAAACAAATCTAAACCCCGACGAATTGAAATTATGCAATAATCTAATTGACGGCAAAGAAAATGCCCTTGACCAATTTATAGAATATTTTTCCAAGAGAGAAGGCACTTTCAAAGATAAAACGGTTGATGAAAACTTGCCTGACGAAGAAAAAATAAAGTCAAAACTGATAAAAGGGGATTTAACAGAGCTTGAAAAAGTATTGGACAATCTCTTATTAAAATATAAACCTGTGCATATCATAAACGAAATACTTATGCCGGCGATGCAGCATGTAGGGGAGCTTTTTGGCAGCGGAAAGATGCTGCTCCCATTTGTTTTGCAATCTGCTGAGGTAATGAAAAAATCGGTAAACTATCTTGAAAGGTTTATGGAAAAAAATACGGCTGAAGTTAAAGGGAGAGTAGTCCTTGCCACAGTAAAAGGGGATGTTCACGATATAGGAAAAAATCTTGTGGATATTATATTAAGCAACAACGGTTATGAGGTATATAACCTTGGGATAAAGGTTGAAGTGCAAGATATGATTAAAAAGGCTCAGGAAGTAAACGCGGATGCAATTGGGATGAGCGGCCTTTTAGTCAAATCAACACTTATAATGAAAGAAAACCTCCAAGAGATAAGTAAGCATAATATGAATCTTAAAATCCTATTAGGCGGAGCAGCCCTCACAGAAGGGTATGTGGCAAATGAGTGTGAGCCGATTATCCCTGGGGCAGTTTTCTATTGCAGGGATGCCTTTAATGCGATTACATATCTTTCGGGTGGAAAAGCAACTGTTAAAAAAGTTAAAAAATCTGGTAACGACGAAAAAATCATCATAAAATCAGAAAATACTCGGATAAACAGAGTAGCCAATATCGACGTCAACCCGCCTTTTATAGGCTACAAAATAGTAGATAACATTAAAATCAACGAATTTAGCAATTATATCAACAAATATACGCTATTTACCACAAGATGGGGCTTTAAGAAAAATAACATGACCGAGAGTGAATTTGATAAAATTTTAAAGAATACAAATGATACTTTTAACCAAATGTTAGAAACAGTAATTATTGAAAATATCATAACCCCAAAGGTCAGTTACGGTTACTTTTACTGTAAAGCGGAAAATAATTCTTTGAAGATTTATGATGAATCGAAAACAGAGATAGCAATATTTCAATTTCCAAGACAAACCAAAGAGCCGTATCTTTGTCTCTCAGACTATTTTAAAGAGGATGAATTTGATATTTTACCTATGCAGGTAGTAACTATCGGTGAAAAAACAGTAGAATTTTGTAAAAAACTTCATGATGAGTCCAAATACAAAGATTATTTTCTTTATCACGGACTTTTTACAGAGATTACTGAGGCATTAGCAGAATATTGGCATCTTAAAATAAGAAAAGAGTTAAAGATTGATAATGAATATGATAAAAATATTGAATCAATCTTAAGGCAAAAGTATCAAGGTAAAAGATACAGCTTCGGCTATCCGTCATGTCCTGACTTACAAGGGAATGAAACTATAGGGAAGTTGTTAAATATGAAATCAATCGGTGTAAACCTTACGGAGACATTTTTGATGGTGCCTGAATTTTCTACAAGCGCAATCATCCTTTACAATCCTTACGCGGAGTATTTTACGGAGTAAATATGTTTTTTAATAGAAAGAAGGTAGCATTATCGCTGGGCAGCGGCTCGGCAAAAGGGCTTGCACATATCGGGGTAATTGATGCTTTGATTGAAAAAAAATACCAGATTACAGCTATTGCTGGCTCAAGTATAGGTGCAGTTATCGGCGCTTACTACGCATTTGGCAAACTTGACGATTACAAAAAATATGTTTTGTCATTAGACAAGAGGAAGGTATTTTCACTTTTTGATTTTAACCTATTCCCTTCCAAAGGGCTCATGGATGGAGATAAAATTTGTAAATTTTTAATGTCCACATTAGGCGAGCAAAACATTGAGGATGCAGATATTAAGCTAATGATAGTTGCTACTGACCTTAATACTGGTGAACCGATTGTTTTCGAAAAAGGGAGCCTCATCGATGCAATCAGAGCAAGTATTTCTATTCCCGGCATATTTACCCCTGCAACGATTGGCAGTAAAATCTACGTCGATGGTGCAGTAAGTATGCCTTTACCTAACGAAGTTTTAAGGGAAAAAGGTTATAAAAAAGTAATTTCGGTAAACCTTAACAAACATCTCTCAAACAATATTAATGGTGATTTGCCTAATATCATCACGACATTTTATAAATCATTCAGTATTATGAATTATTACCAAACGATGTACTCATTGGAGTGTCATCCACCAAAAATTTTAATAGAGCCTGACCTTAAAAATATAGGGATGTTTGATTACCATAAAGCAAAAGATATTATAGAAAAGGGATACAGGTCTGCATTAAAAGTTATTTAGGGCGGTTAGCTCAGTTGGATAGAGCGTAGGTCTCCGGAACCTAAGGCCGGGAGTTCGATTCTCCCACCGCCCGTAAATTTTATTCTTTTAAAAAGGAGCGCAAATGAAGACACATCTCATTTTCTTTTCACCTACAGGGACTACAAAAACAATCCTTGAAAATATTGCAAAAGGGATAGGAGGACAGCCAAAAATTTATGACACCACTCCCGCTTGCTCTGACATAAATATCACTGTCAATGAAGGCGTAGCAGTCCTCGGCATACCGGTCTACGCGGGCAGAGTCCCCATCATTGCGGCAGAAAGAATTAAAAATATAAAAGGGGATAACATCCCTGCAGTTGTAGTAGCAGTGTATGGGAATAGAGCTTATGAAGATGCCCTTGTGGAGCTGCGAGATATAATTTCTAAGGCTGGTTTTAAGGTGATAGCGGGCGGAGCTTTTGTGGGCGAACATTCTTATTCAAGCAAAGAAAAACCGATAGCTATTAACAGACCTGATGATAATGATAAGCATATAGCTTTTAATTTTGGAAAAGAGATAGCCCAAAAATTAGCTCAAGGGGATTTAAGCACACCTTATATGAAAGGGAATGTTCCATACAAAGAGCGTATAGGGATAAAAGGTGCAACCCCTGTAACAAAATTTAACATTTGTAAACTGTGCGGCACATGTAGCACAGTCTGTCCAACTGACGCTATCACTATAAACACCAAAGCAATATCCAACCCCGAAAAATGTATAATGTGTTGCGCTTGCATTAAAAAATGCCCTAAACAAGCGCGCTATATTGCCACAAAAGCAACTCTTGAGAGAATCGAAATGCTTTATAAAAATTGTCAGTTAAGAAAAGAGCCTGAAATATTTATTTAAGACTTTAACAATCCCGCTATACAAAAAATTTTAGTAGAATACTAAAAATGACTGTAACGTTAAAGCCATAGTGTCTCTACCAAACTTCACCTTCTTCCGCCCTTTTGGCAATTTTTCACTCGCTTTTCCCCTCCACTTTAACTTTCAAACGAGATAAAATTCATTATTAGTTTTTTCAGTTGCTCTTTTTGGTCTGCAGGGCTTGCAGCCACAAGATAGCAAAGAGCAAGTTAAGGTATTGCTGTTAAATTTGCTAAAAAGCTCTTTTTTTGAGAGATTTTCATATAAAAATTGCAAAAATAAAAGAGCGCCGATTCGCTTGTTGCCATCTACAAAAGGGTGATTTTTTATAAC
Proteins encoded in this window:
- the metH gene encoding methionine synthase; this encodes MDFRTYAKENIVIFDGAMGTTIQTYELSEEDFGGYPGCNEYLNVCNENIIYEIHSNFLKAGAKVLETNTFGGTRLVLSEFGLEDRVYEINLKGAQIARKAADKFGCFVAGSMGPGTKLPSLGHISYDDLYQMYKEQANALIDGGIDLFIIETCQDILQVKSAINAVFDTMNEKYIDLPVMVSVTLEQNGTMLLGSDISAVIASLADYSIFSLGINCSLGPDMMERFLADFRANFKSKISCIPNAGLPETVNGKFVYNMTPDKMADIMYDLVKKYDIDIVGGCCGTTYEHIKKISEKLQTLKPSAKDDNFSAKGLVSSLYSSTSLTQDPPPALIGERANANGSKAFRELLLKDDFDGMLKVAKDQEGASHLIDVCVAYAGRDEIKDISKFVSMLNQKLIAPIVIDSTDPNAILESLKRYAGKPVINSINLEDGGEKLHQILKIVKKFPAAVIALTIDEKGMAMDAKSKFDVAKRIYDIWVNEYNLNPEDLVFDPLTFSIGSGDKTLTYAALETIEAIKMIKQNLKGAKTVLGVSNVSFGLSADSRTILNSVFLSRAVKAGLDMAIVHAIKVIPETNLNPDELKLCNNLIDGKENALDQFIEYFSKREGTFKDKTVDENLPDEEKIKSKLIKGDLTELEKVLDNLLLKYKPVHIINEILMPAMQHVGELFGSGKMLLPFVLQSAEVMKKSVNYLERFMEKNTAEVKGRVVLATVKGDVHDIGKNLVDIILSNNGYEVYNLGIKVEVQDMIKKAQEVNADAIGMSGLLVKSTLIMKENLQEISKHNMNLKILLGGAALTEGYVANECEPIIPGAVFYCRDAFNAITYLSGGKATVKKVKKSGNDEKIIIKSENTRINRVANIDVNPPFIGYKIVDNIKINEFSNYINKYTLFTTRWGFKKNNMTESEFDKILKNTNDTFNQMLETVIIENIITPKVSYGYFYCKAENNSLKIYDESKTEIAIFQFPRQTKEPYLCLSDYFKEDEFDILPMQVVTIGEKTVEFCKKLHDESKYKDYFLYHGLFTEITEALAEYWHLKIRKELKIDNEYDKNIESILRQKYQGKRYSFGYPSCPDLQGNETIGKLLNMKSIGVNLTETFLMVPEFSTSAIILYNPYAEYFTE
- a CDS encoding patatin-like phospholipase family protein, whose product is MFFNRKKVALSLGSGSAKGLAHIGVIDALIEKKYQITAIAGSSIGAVIGAYYAFGKLDDYKKYVLSLDKRKVFSLFDFNLFPSKGLMDGDKICKFLMSTLGEQNIEDADIKLMIVATDLNTGEPIVFEKGSLIDAIRASISIPGIFTPATIGSKIYVDGAVSMPLPNEVLREKGYKKVISVNLNKHLSNNINGDLPNIITTFYKSFSIMNYYQTMYSLECHPPKILIEPDLKNIGMFDYHKAKDIIEKGYRSALKVI
- a CDS encoding EFR1 family ferrodoxin (N-terminal region resembles flavodoxins. C-terminal ferrodoxin region binds two 4Fe-4S clusters.), whose protein sequence is MKTHLIFFSPTGTTKTILENIAKGIGGQPKIYDTTPACSDINITVNEGVAVLGIPVYAGRVPIIAAERIKNIKGDNIPAVVVAVYGNRAYEDALVELRDIISKAGFKVIAGGAFVGEHSYSSKEKPIAINRPDDNDKHIAFNFGKEIAQKLAQGDLSTPYMKGNVPYKERIGIKGATPVTKFNICKLCGTCSTVCPTDAITINTKAISNPEKCIMCCACIKKCPKQARYIATKATLERIEMLYKNCQLRKEPEIFI